The window ctaggcccacaaatatcgagggatataccctgtctattatttccaggagggaccatggcttagatggagagtcctagagtatttaatgctcattttgagctacacagacccaattagggcccgcgctctactagacaactctcagcaacatccaacagcctacacaatgtgccatcttcccaattttcctcacatggcttgggttaacccagggctatatTATCATTCACTCGCCCGTGTTGAATCagcgtcaagaggaatcgaaccccggtctcccgctcAGAGTAcaaaagctataaccactaatctaccgCGCCTCAAACCAAAGCTAAGTAAAGCTAAATTAGCAAAAACTCCCCTAAAAGTAAGCAATGTcaggtttaaaattaaaaaaacatatgctGTGAAACATTCAGCCCCTATTTACGGTGAGGCGCCCGGTTGAACAGCATGTTTTTCCTTAAAACATAATAATTGCTCCCCTTAATAATACGTACCTGTGTGTaattggtgtctgacaactgCCCACGTTTTCACACAGGCCTTCAACATTAAGTTAAGGAGGGGGTGTTTTGATGTAAATTGTTATTATTTCTCTTCAAATATTGAGTTGTCTCATTTAATTTCGTGAACGGTGTTGTAGCTGCAATCGTGTGCATAAATTTgggggaaaatataattttgttttcaagCTTCTTCTGAAAAAGGGGCCGCTTCTTGTCAAAAACACGCACCCGCAGCGATGGTAGGCGAAACTTTCACTCAACTTGAATCTCACTCAAGCTGCTCGTTTTTTCGAAATAAAGTGCTCAGCGATTTACCGCCAcaacgataaaaacaaacacacCAGAGGATAACCATGATGTATATTAGAATAATACACAGAACACAAAGTCCCGTTGGTGATATGACATACCAAAATACTACAATAAGAATATCATctttgttattcctctttttgtCATCGTccaaaattacaaataaaagaAGCACTTTAAACTATGGGTAATCGCAACATCCTGATGTTGTCTAATGTTTACACATGTAAACGGTATCGTCAAACACACAGCTGCGAGAACAGAAAATCAGCCACATAAGCACTCCAGAACAAATAAATTTTggtttgattttaatttaaacttCAAATGTATGCTGTTTCTTTCAGTAAAAATGTTATCGGATTTAAGCTACGTCAAACTTTTACAGAAAAGTTTTCGTATCATTAAATCAGGTAGTATTTTTGTCGGTAAGTTTACCGTGAGTTCCTCCCGCATAACACTTTCTTTCGGCCTTAGTTTAACATTCATTTCTTCTTCGCTCGCAGTTTTGTTTCAAGACACGGAAAAAATGATCGATTTTTGGAAACATTCTTGTACATCTCTCTATTTATCATCAGGTAACATTAACACAAAACGTCTCacaaatttatttctttttcttatacTAGAATATACATTTTACAAAATGACTTCAAGTGaagcaacacaaaataataatatcaaagaaatatatgaaaaacaagCTGCTTTTTTGGAAATGAAACGAAGTAATTATAAAATAAAGGAGGCTAGGTTAATGgctataaaagaagaaaaaaagaatcttGTAAAAAAGATCGAAGAAATACAACAAAAATTGAATCCAGTTACCTTTCTTGTTGAATCAACTCAACAAGAACAAATTCAAACAAACATAGCATTGACTCAAAGACCTGGGAATGACACCTTGCAACTGAAATATAGCAGCATTCAAAGagatttagaaaaatattgtggcgaagaaaaaaaattagaagatATAATGCAATCTGTGTAT is drawn from Hydractinia symbiolongicarpus strain clone_291-10 chromosome 8, HSymV2.1, whole genome shotgun sequence and contains these coding sequences:
- the LOC130655676 gene encoding uncharacterized protein LOC130655676, translating into MKKSRKVYIIAVQVCIDLVQEYTFYKMTSSEATQNNNIKEIYEKQAAFLEMKRSNYKIKEARLMAIKEEKKNLVKKIEEIQQKLNPVTFLVESTQQEQIQTNIALTQRPGNDTLQLKYSSIQRDLEKYCGEEKKLEDIMQSVYDNIMSLDAKISKQYSMLFLLKDELFEEETKLLIAKRNLLAKT